The following proteins come from a genomic window of Pyxidicoccus sp. MSG2:
- a CDS encoding HSP90 family protein has product MDHRFQVSLRGVIDLLSHHLYSSPGVYVRELLQNATDAIRARQLLEPEHAGTVRLELMEKQDGSPPTLLFSDDGVGLTEDEIHRFLATIGESSKREEALAARRNDFIGQFGIGLLSCFMVCDELLVVTRSVRGDGRTLEWRGRHDGTYAVRESEHPLDRPGTQVFLMARADMTEWFTPERLRHLARHYGGLLPFPIQLTAGGRTERLNPDGPPWRHKYESATERRKALLAYGRDVFGTDFIDCIPLRSTAGDVDGVAFVLPASPHFNARQKHRVYLKHMLLSESAENLLPEWAFFVKCVVNANALRPTASRESFYEDESLALAREALGQGLRTYLVELAHEDPRALQRLIALHGLSVKALALDDDDFYKLVIHWLPFETSLGVMTLADYRRAHPVVRYTPTLDGFRQVARVAGAQGLCIINAAYTHDAALLERLPHVVPDAQVEPFSAADLPQSFEELTLDEREAVFPLLRMAERVLAPFRCGVVVKKFFPAEVPTLYSSDAEAVFRRDAERAREESDDLYAGVLDGVMAAAGGEPAQLCFNLYNPVVRRLAAVADREVLKLSVEMLYVQALLLGHHPLNAQEMALLNQGLLGLISAQLGGTGEGGEGGEDGGGSRGFH; this is encoded by the coding sequence GTGGACCACCGATTCCAAGTCAGCCTCCGTGGGGTCATCGACCTCCTGTCGCACCATCTCTACAGCTCGCCAGGTGTGTATGTGCGCGAGCTGCTGCAGAACGCCACGGACGCCATCCGCGCGCGCCAGCTCCTGGAGCCCGAGCACGCGGGCACCGTCCGGCTGGAGCTGATGGAGAAGCAGGACGGCAGCCCGCCCACCCTCCTCTTCAGCGACGACGGCGTGGGGCTGACGGAGGACGAAATCCACCGCTTCCTCGCGACGATTGGTGAGTCCTCCAAGCGCGAGGAGGCCCTGGCCGCCCGCCGCAACGACTTCATCGGCCAGTTCGGCATCGGCCTCCTGTCGTGCTTCATGGTGTGCGACGAATTGCTGGTGGTGACGCGCTCGGTGCGCGGGGACGGACGGACGCTGGAGTGGCGCGGCCGGCACGACGGCACCTACGCCGTGCGGGAGTCCGAGCACCCGCTCGACAGGCCGGGCACCCAGGTCTTCCTGATGGCCCGCGCGGACATGACGGAGTGGTTCACCCCCGAGCGCCTGCGCCACCTGGCCCGGCACTACGGCGGACTGCTCCCCTTCCCCATCCAGCTCACCGCGGGCGGGCGCACCGAGCGCCTCAACCCGGACGGCCCGCCCTGGCGGCACAAATACGAGAGCGCGACCGAGCGGCGCAAGGCGCTGCTGGCGTACGGGCGCGACGTGTTCGGCACGGACTTCATCGACTGCATCCCCCTGCGCTCCACGGCGGGCGACGTGGATGGGGTGGCCTTCGTGCTGCCTGCGTCGCCGCACTTCAACGCGCGGCAGAAGCACCGCGTGTACCTCAAGCACATGCTGCTGTCGGAGAGCGCGGAGAACCTGCTCCCCGAGTGGGCCTTCTTCGTGAAGTGCGTGGTCAACGCCAACGCGCTGCGCCCCACCGCCAGCCGCGAGTCCTTCTACGAAGACGAGTCCCTCGCCCTGGCGCGCGAGGCGCTGGGCCAGGGGCTGCGCACGTACCTGGTGGAACTGGCGCACGAGGACCCGCGCGCGCTGCAGCGGCTGATTGCGCTGCACGGGCTGAGCGTGAAGGCGCTGGCGCTGGATGACGACGACTTCTACAAGCTCGTCATCCACTGGCTCCCCTTCGAGACGTCGCTGGGGGTGATGACGCTGGCGGACTACCGCCGCGCGCACCCGGTGGTGCGGTACACGCCCACGCTGGACGGCTTCCGTCAGGTGGCGCGGGTGGCCGGGGCGCAGGGGCTGTGCATCATCAACGCGGCGTACACGCACGACGCGGCGCTGCTGGAGAGGCTGCCGCACGTGGTGCCGGACGCGCAGGTGGAGCCCTTCTCCGCGGCGGACCTGCCGCAGAGCTTCGAGGAGCTGACGCTGGACGAGCGCGAGGCCGTCTTCCCGCTGCTGCGCATGGCGGAGCGCGTGCTGGCGCCGTTCCGCTGCGGCGTGGTGGTGAAGAAGTTCTTCCCGGCGGAGGTGCCCACGCTCTACAGCTCGGACGCGGAGGCCGTCTTCCGGCGCGACGCCGAGCGGGCGCGCGAGGAGTCCGACGACCTCTACGCCGGAGTGCTCGACGGCGTCATGGCGGCGGCGGGCGGTGAGCCGGCGCAGTTGTGCTTCAACCTGTACAACCCGGTGGTGCGCCGGCTGGCGGCGGTGGCGGACCGCGAGGTGCTGAAGCTGTCGGTGGAGATGCTCTACGTGCAGGCGCTGCTCCTGGGGCACCACCCGCTGAACGCGCAGGAGATGGCGCTGCTGAATCAGGGGCTTCTGGGCCTCATCTCCGCGCAGCTCGGCGGCACGGGCGAGGGCGGAGAGGGCGGCGAGGACGGCGGCGGCTCGCGGGGGTTCCACTGA
- a CDS encoding alkaline phosphatase family protein, whose protein sequence is MSRLLAALLVLSALPAAARPPKLTLFISVDALGSDLLLRNRPRLTGGLGKLLDAGAFYPYARYAYAEARTAPGHATLATGANPWRHGIVDNDIHDRATNQSVQAYTDPAYPILDGVTAPTSDTSPGNLMAETLADRLRVSTQGRGKVVALSFKARAAIPLAGRQGQAWWFDEATGKMVTSTWYAKAVPAWMQALNARKLADAAFGKTWDLLRPRAEYAGEDDRDAEPPNPYNMGRTFPHALHGGLEAPGPASYRVFAVSARSHDLLVQAAKAALAGEGLGKDDVPDLLAVSFSGTDAVFHTYGPTSWEMQDTLLRLDQALGELITAAERAAGGRANLVIALSADHGGAEIPEVWVQAGVPAARIHPVEVARELAEELRATFGADVTVKMLELDVYLGGKALESGQVDGVAVRRAAAAWLAKQPFTVTAVARDDLDTAPDVTGLLAPLRRGYYPMRSGDVLFVSKPFHVVSDYPRGTNHGTPYAYDVQVPVVFAGRGVKPGLYRQEIDPVDVAPTLSALLEMGMPASAEGKPRAEVLSGRRSTRARGLAVQER, encoded by the coding sequence GTGTCACGACTTCTCGCCGCCCTCCTCGTCCTGTCCGCCCTGCCCGCCGCGGCCCGACCCCCGAAGCTCACCCTGTTCATCAGCGTGGACGCGCTGGGCAGCGACCTGCTGCTGCGCAACCGTCCGCGCCTTACCGGCGGCCTGGGGAAGCTGCTCGACGCGGGGGCGTTCTACCCCTACGCGCGCTACGCCTACGCGGAGGCCCGTACCGCACCGGGTCACGCCACGCTGGCCACCGGTGCGAATCCGTGGCGCCACGGCATCGTGGACAATGACATCCATGACCGTGCCACGAACCAGAGCGTGCAGGCCTACACGGACCCGGCGTACCCCATCCTGGACGGAGTCACCGCTCCGACATCGGACACCAGCCCCGGGAATCTGATGGCGGAGACGCTGGCGGACCGGCTGCGCGTGTCCACGCAGGGCCGGGGCAAGGTGGTGGCGCTGTCGTTCAAGGCGCGCGCGGCGATTCCGCTGGCCGGGCGGCAGGGGCAGGCGTGGTGGTTCGACGAGGCCACGGGGAAGATGGTGACGAGCACCTGGTACGCGAAGGCCGTGCCCGCGTGGATGCAGGCGCTCAACGCGCGCAAGCTTGCGGATGCGGCCTTTGGCAAGACGTGGGACCTGCTGCGTCCGCGCGCCGAGTACGCGGGCGAGGACGACCGCGACGCGGAACCGCCGAACCCCTACAACATGGGCCGCACCTTCCCCCATGCGCTCCACGGCGGGCTGGAGGCGCCGGGGCCCGCGTCGTACCGCGTCTTCGCCGTGTCGGCGCGCTCGCATGATTTGCTGGTGCAGGCGGCGAAGGCGGCGCTGGCGGGCGAGGGCCTGGGCAAAGACGACGTCCCGGACCTGCTCGCGGTGAGCTTCAGCGGCACGGACGCGGTGTTCCACACGTACGGGCCCACCTCGTGGGAGATGCAGGACACGCTGCTGCGGCTGGACCAGGCGCTGGGCGAGCTCATCACCGCCGCCGAGCGCGCGGCGGGAGGCAGGGCGAACCTGGTCATCGCGCTGTCGGCGGACCATGGGGGCGCGGAGATTCCGGAGGTCTGGGTCCAGGCGGGCGTGCCCGCGGCACGCATCCACCCGGTGGAAGTGGCCAGGGAACTGGCCGAGGAGTTGCGCGCGACGTTCGGCGCCGACGTGACGGTGAAGATGCTGGAGTTGGACGTGTACCTGGGCGGCAAGGCCCTGGAGTCGGGACAGGTGGATGGCGTGGCGGTGCGGCGCGCGGCGGCGGCCTGGCTGGCGAAGCAGCCCTTCACGGTGACGGCGGTGGCGAGGGACGACCTGGACACGGCCCCGGACGTCACGGGGCTGCTGGCGCCGCTGCGGCGCGGCTACTACCCGATGCGCAGCGGGGACGTCCTCTTCGTGTCGAAGCCCTTCCACGTGGTGAGCGACTACCCGCGCGGCACGAACCATGGCACGCCATACGCCTACGACGTGCAGGTGCCCGTGGTGTTCGCGGGCCGGGGCGTGAAGCCGGGCCTGTACCGCCAGGAGATAGACCCGGTGGACGTGGCGCCCACGCTGTCCGCGCTGCTGGAGATGGGAATGCCCGCGTCGGCCGAAGGCAAGCCCCGCGCGGAGGTCCTCTCGGGGCGGCGAAGCACGCGGGCGAGAGGTCTCGCCGTACAAGAGCGCTGA
- a CDS encoding DUF6992 family protein, with the protein MLSFYWPPPSKTWSLLASPTGPTTPPSPELRALNAERLREDRMAVDGLTATSLLSVAVGACGALRARRARARAFHLTSAGMHLFVLGTAVVGRTALEVQDPATLGARDSVQRGARMLRLLGAGIASEVGAVLAGALVLRAARRRSETLAGAGTSLVLHGAMLLCIDTALFLRNAYHQRRVLQSVGSA; encoded by the coding sequence ATGCTCTCCTTCTACTGGCCCCCGCCGTCGAAAACATGGTCGCTGCTCGCGTCTCCGACGGGGCCCACCACGCCACCTTCGCCAGAGCTTCGAGCCCTCAACGCCGAGCGACTGCGCGAGGACCGCATGGCGGTGGACGGCCTCACCGCGACGTCCCTGCTGAGCGTGGCGGTGGGCGCCTGCGGAGCGCTCCGGGCGAGGCGTGCGCGCGCTCGCGCCTTCCACCTGACGAGCGCGGGCATGCACCTGTTCGTCCTCGGCACGGCAGTGGTGGGGCGCACGGCGCTGGAGGTCCAGGACCCGGCGACCCTGGGAGCCCGGGACAGCGTCCAGCGTGGAGCACGGATGCTGCGCCTGCTGGGCGCGGGCATCGCCTCGGAGGTGGGCGCGGTGCTGGCCGGAGCCCTCGTGCTCCGGGCAGCGCGGCGAAGAAGCGAGACGCTCGCGGGCGCTGGCACGTCCCTGGTGCTGCATGGCGCGATGCTGCTGTGCATCGACACCGCGCTCTTCCTGCGCAATGCCTATCACCAGCGCCGGGTGCTCCAGAGCGTTGGCAGCGCCTGA
- a CDS encoding dienelactone hydrolase family protein, translating to MRVHDRDVEIGVAGRLLEGRLSVPERSSGLVVLATDGAGQDGRRSSHVTRILHASGLATLKLGLRTAEEELAQEWTLREGSNVELVAHRLEVARDWLQRDDSLSLLPVGYLGSGLGSAAALVAAAHQPRGVQAVVTFGGRPDMAGELLHDVRAPTLLLAAGDDADRVSLNRRVFDALKTRKALRFVEGATRGFPEDAPLDAAARLALAWFSDCFRAAAGPGVLEWTGEPSAP from the coding sequence ATGCGCGTACACGACCGTGACGTGGAGATTGGTGTCGCCGGGCGACTGTTGGAAGGACGGCTCTCCGTGCCCGAGCGCTCCTCGGGACTCGTGGTGCTCGCCACCGATGGCGCCGGCCAGGATGGTCGCCGGAGCAGCCACGTCACCCGCATCCTCCACGCCTCGGGACTGGCCACGCTGAAGCTGGGGCTCCGCACGGCCGAGGAGGAGCTGGCCCAGGAGTGGACGCTGCGCGAGGGCTCCAACGTGGAGCTCGTCGCCCATCGGCTGGAGGTCGCCCGCGACTGGCTCCAGCGGGATGACTCGCTGTCATTGCTGCCCGTGGGCTACCTCGGCTCGGGTCTGGGCTCCGCCGCCGCGCTCGTGGCCGCCGCGCATCAGCCTCGCGGTGTCCAGGCTGTCGTCACCTTCGGCGGGCGGCCCGACATGGCCGGCGAGCTCCTCCACGACGTGCGCGCTCCCACGCTGCTGCTCGCCGCGGGCGACGACGCGGACCGTGTCTCGCTCAACCGCCGCGTGTTCGATGCGCTGAAGACTCGCAAGGCCCTGCGGTTCGTCGAGGGTGCCACCCGGGGCTTCCCCGAGGACGCCCCGCTCGACGCGGCCGCGCGTCTGGCCCTGGCCTGGTTCTCCGACTGCTTCCGTGCCGCCGCCGGGCCCGGAGTCCTGGAATGGACGGGTGAGCCTTCCGCTCCATGA
- a CDS encoding FUSC family protein, producing MSPLRRQLQSFLHVEPVRPAIGAGLRAALAVGVPMAVAATLHLPAATWVGLAGLFVTLVDRGGPYRDRALAMGAMTLLGAGVGLVSAAHPPAWAAVALTLGWVTACGFARSYGDTPGFLGVVLANYSVVSLSLPAHDFADALARSGLFLVGGVWAMLLALLLWPLRPYRPARLSIARCYDVLAERADEVGRWPLEGPAASAFTVPAVPWEPRIRQALETASSVLAATRRSRVGESGRGEHLLVLREGADALVPLLVALTETLEMAPREPRYLALRAEVQRSLAELAADLRRIALALEKGEDVHARRACGPERVLHALEMLDAEARLPEPARAAWAHAHALLGRLREFTQALLDVAARLEHGKPVPEALPLGPRAEAAPAPSLLEPLRDNLNPGSVIFRHALRLGVSAALATALVRGLGLDHGYWVIITVIIVLQPYSGLTLQRSLQRVAGTLLGAAVAAGLVALVRDPVVILVAIMVLFAVAMSVQPLSLPAFQVLLTPAIVLLSELQSGDWDLAGVRIVNTLLGGALALVCSRLLWPSPEHLRFPEQVATALRADGDYLRQVAAARSDAEPAVREARRRMGLALLSAEASFQRVLSEWKGPAQQLEPVMALLTYARRLTSAVTALSTGGRGPGAPDLEPMARYTAAVLDEVASAVEQRRAPAPLPPDSPPLEGDALSRTQGERLVRQLSVLHHAAERLPPLLLT from the coding sequence ATGAGTCCCCTGCGGCGCCAGCTCCAGTCCTTCCTCCACGTCGAGCCCGTCCGGCCCGCGATAGGCGCAGGGCTGCGCGCCGCGCTCGCCGTCGGTGTCCCCATGGCGGTGGCCGCCACGCTGCACCTGCCCGCGGCCACGTGGGTGGGCCTGGCGGGCCTCTTCGTCACCCTCGTCGACCGGGGTGGGCCCTACCGTGACAGGGCCCTCGCGATGGGGGCCATGACGTTGCTCGGCGCGGGGGTGGGGCTCGTCTCCGCCGCGCACCCGCCGGCCTGGGCCGCCGTCGCGCTCACGCTGGGCTGGGTGACGGCGTGTGGCTTCGCCCGCTCCTACGGCGACACGCCCGGCTTCCTGGGCGTGGTGCTCGCCAACTACTCCGTGGTGTCGCTGTCGCTCCCCGCGCACGACTTCGCCGATGCGCTGGCCCGCTCCGGCCTCTTCCTGGTGGGCGGCGTGTGGGCGATGCTGCTCGCACTGCTCTTGTGGCCCCTGCGCCCGTATCGGCCCGCGCGCCTGTCCATCGCCCGCTGCTACGACGTGCTCGCGGAGCGCGCGGACGAGGTGGGGCGCTGGCCCCTGGAAGGCCCGGCGGCCTCCGCGTTCACGGTGCCCGCGGTGCCATGGGAGCCCCGCATCCGTCAGGCCCTGGAGACCGCCAGCTCCGTCCTCGCCGCCACACGGCGGAGCCGGGTCGGGGAGAGCGGGCGGGGTGAGCACCTGCTCGTGCTGCGCGAGGGCGCCGACGCGCTGGTGCCCCTGCTCGTCGCGCTGACGGAGACGCTGGAGATGGCGCCGCGCGAGCCCCGCTACCTGGCCCTCCGCGCCGAGGTGCAGCGCTCCCTGGCGGAATTGGCCGCCGACCTGCGGCGCATCGCCCTGGCCCTGGAGAAGGGCGAGGACGTGCACGCGCGAAGGGCCTGTGGACCGGAGCGGGTGCTCCATGCCCTGGAGATGCTCGACGCCGAGGCCCGCCTTCCCGAGCCCGCCCGCGCCGCCTGGGCCCACGCGCACGCGCTGCTGGGCCGCCTGCGCGAGTTCACCCAGGCGCTCCTCGACGTGGCCGCGCGACTGGAGCACGGGAAGCCGGTGCCGGAGGCCCTCCCGCTGGGCCCCCGCGCGGAGGCCGCCCCCGCACCCTCGTTGCTGGAGCCCTTGCGAGACAATCTCAACCCGGGCTCGGTCATCTTCCGCCATGCGCTGCGGCTGGGCGTCTCCGCGGCGCTCGCCACCGCGCTCGTGCGGGGGCTCGGGCTGGACCACGGCTACTGGGTCATCATCACCGTCATCATCGTCCTCCAGCCGTACTCGGGGCTCACGCTCCAGCGCAGCCTGCAGCGCGTGGCGGGCACCCTGCTGGGCGCGGCCGTGGCGGCGGGGCTCGTCGCGCTGGTGAGGGACCCGGTGGTCATCCTGGTGGCCATCATGGTGCTGTTCGCCGTCGCCATGAGCGTGCAGCCCCTCAGCCTGCCCGCGTTCCAGGTGCTGCTCACGCCCGCCATCGTGCTGCTCTCCGAGCTCCAGTCCGGCGACTGGGACCTGGCCGGGGTGCGCATCGTCAACACGCTGCTGGGGGGCGCGCTCGCGCTCGTCTGCTCGCGGCTGTTGTGGCCCAGCCCGGAGCACCTGCGCTTCCCCGAGCAGGTGGCCACCGCGCTGCGCGCGGACGGCGACTACCTGCGCCAGGTGGCCGCGGCACGCTCCGACGCCGAGCCCGCCGTGCGCGAGGCGCGGCGGCGCATGGGCCTGGCGCTGCTCTCCGCCGAGGCCTCCTTCCAGCGGGTGCTCTCCGAGTGGAAGGGGCCCGCGCAGCAGCTCGAGCCCGTCATGGCCCTGCTCACCTACGCGCGGCGCCTGACGTCCGCGGTGACGGCGCTGTCCACCGGCGGGCGCGGGCCGGGCGCTCCGGACCTGGAGCCCATGGCGCGCTACACCGCCGCCGTGCTGGACGAGGTGGCCTCGGCGGTGGAGCAGCGCCGGGCCCCGGCGCCGCTGCCTCCGGACTCACCGCCCCTGGAGGGGGACGCGCTGTCCCGCACCCAGGGCGAGCGGCTGGTCCGCCAGCTCTCCGTGCTGCACCACGCGGCGGAGCGCCTGCCGCCGCTGCTGCTCACGTGA
- a CDS encoding LETM1 domain-containing protein: MLDFSKAGWLLPLLDEAMASASSPSLEPSAAPLGSGRARARAYLRRTLRASGLLYGTPADAPMPEDTGAPTEFQARALEEQLFRAVVKTLARLALDVAHLVGAPAGPRREQLLLLFAVLTGELDLAVALDKCLAAGKPVPKRLAGKVEAALRKREPTLAGDPVYGLVLHNGAQYADAQLFCRQAIDYFSTGRFQRERAQRRLDFAAKQKALLVDVLTGLACVDRLPGPPARRAILRQVEDLRLPDAMESELKAAVKQSFERRRSVRDVVKQVRSVDMRHFLLEQTLLAALVDGRRTRRERVFISELADALHVPKEELHRLELEMAEFYAQHRSLVDVFTVTDAAGAMGEDLVAGMQETLEKNFHRLMQEVRETGDLAVLLTKVARRQKLTGEERKRMRAQLIDVAKAIPALAIFAAPGGFLLLAALTKVLPFSLLPSSFQEEEPVEADNDELIQEREVG; the protein is encoded by the coding sequence GTGTTGGACTTCAGCAAGGCGGGATGGCTGCTCCCGCTCCTGGACGAGGCGATGGCCTCCGCGAGCTCGCCCTCGCTGGAGCCGTCCGCCGCGCCGCTGGGGTCTGGCCGTGCACGGGCCCGCGCGTACCTGCGCCGCACGCTGCGCGCCAGCGGGCTCTTGTATGGCACCCCCGCGGACGCCCCCATGCCGGAGGACACGGGCGCCCCCACGGAGTTCCAGGCGCGGGCGCTGGAGGAGCAGCTCTTCCGCGCGGTGGTGAAGACGCTGGCGCGGCTGGCGCTGGACGTGGCGCACCTGGTGGGTGCTCCGGCGGGGCCTCGTCGGGAGCAGCTCCTGTTGCTGTTCGCGGTGCTGACCGGGGAGCTGGACCTGGCGGTGGCGCTCGACAAGTGTCTGGCGGCCGGGAAGCCGGTGCCGAAGCGGCTGGCGGGGAAGGTGGAGGCGGCGCTGCGCAAGCGCGAGCCGACGCTGGCGGGCGACCCGGTGTACGGGCTGGTGCTGCACAACGGCGCGCAGTACGCGGACGCGCAGTTGTTCTGCCGGCAGGCGATTGACTACTTCTCCACCGGGCGGTTCCAGCGCGAGCGCGCGCAGCGGCGGCTGGACTTCGCGGCGAAGCAGAAGGCGCTGCTGGTGGACGTGCTGACGGGGCTGGCGTGCGTGGACCGCCTGCCCGGGCCTCCGGCGCGCCGGGCGATTCTGCGGCAGGTGGAGGACCTGCGCCTGCCGGACGCCATGGAGTCGGAGCTGAAGGCGGCGGTGAAGCAGTCCTTCGAGCGGCGGCGCTCGGTGCGCGACGTGGTGAAGCAGGTGCGCAGCGTGGACATGCGGCACTTCCTGCTGGAGCAGACGCTGCTGGCGGCGCTGGTGGACGGCCGGCGCACGCGGCGCGAGCGCGTCTTCATCAGCGAGCTGGCGGACGCGCTGCACGTGCCGAAGGAGGAGCTGCACCGGCTGGAGCTGGAGATGGCGGAGTTCTACGCGCAGCACCGCTCGCTGGTGGATGTCTTCACGGTGACGGACGCGGCGGGCGCCATGGGCGAGGACCTGGTGGCCGGGATGCAGGAGACGCTGGAGAAGAACTTCCACCGGCTCATGCAGGAGGTCCGCGAGACGGGCGACCTGGCGGTGCTGCTGACGAAGGTGGCGCGGCGGCAGAAGCTGACGGGTGAGGAGCGCAAGCGGATGCGCGCGCAGCTCATCGACGTGGCGAAGGCGATTCCGGCGCTCGCCATCTTCGCGGCGCCCGGTGGATTCCTGCTGCTGGCGGCCCTGACGAAGGTGCTGCCCTTCAGCCTGCTGCCCAGCTCGTTCCAGGAAGAGGAGCCCGTCGAGGCGGACAACGACGAGCTCATCCAGGAGCGCGAGGTGGGGTGA
- a CDS encoding metal-dependent hydrolase — protein MRTQLMAVVVGALVALGGTAAAQGTPAAPAQGKAAAGAKAPAAATKGKTEVTWWGHAAFIVRTPGGAVIAIDPWLTNPKAPQGAAQPEALDAILVTHGHFDHVGETKALAQKTGAKVFGSFELINLLGLPEAQAVGANAGGTFKVKDATIHLVEAVHSSSYQADPKASAQYAGAPLGFVVAIDNGPTLYHAGDTGPFEGMALIAAQFKPTVAMLPIGGHFTMGPAEAAQAARLLKVKSIVPMHYGTFPLLQGTPDALRGELKTLRGPAKVVDLEPGKATAL, from the coding sequence ATGCGGACGCAGCTCATGGCAGTGGTGGTGGGAGCGCTGGTGGCCCTCGGCGGGACGGCGGCGGCGCAGGGCACCCCGGCCGCTCCGGCCCAGGGGAAGGCCGCGGCGGGCGCCAAGGCTCCGGCGGCGGCCACGAAGGGCAAGACGGAGGTGACGTGGTGGGGCCACGCGGCCTTCATCGTGCGCACCCCGGGCGGCGCGGTGATTGCCATCGACCCGTGGCTCACCAACCCCAAGGCCCCGCAGGGCGCGGCGCAGCCCGAGGCGCTGGACGCCATCCTCGTCACCCACGGCCACTTCGACCATGTGGGCGAGACGAAGGCGCTGGCCCAGAAGACGGGCGCGAAGGTGTTCGGCTCGTTCGAGCTCATCAACCTGCTGGGTCTGCCGGAGGCCCAGGCCGTGGGCGCCAACGCGGGCGGCACCTTCAAGGTGAAGGACGCCACCATCCACCTCGTGGAGGCGGTGCACTCGAGCAGCTACCAGGCGGACCCCAAGGCCTCGGCCCAGTACGCGGGCGCCCCACTGGGTTTCGTGGTGGCCATCGACAACGGGCCCACGCTGTACCACGCGGGTGACACCGGCCCCTTCGAGGGCATGGCGCTCATCGCCGCCCAGTTCAAGCCCACGGTGGCCATGCTGCCCATCGGCGGCCACTTCACCATGGGCCCGGCGGAGGCCGCCCAGGCGGCGCGGCTGCTGAAGGTGAAGAGCATCGTCCCGATGCACTACGGCACCTTCCCCCTGCTCCAGGGCACCCCCGACGCACTGCGGGGTGAGCTGAAGACGCTGCGCGGACCGGCGAAGGTGGTGGACCTGGAGCCCGGAAAGGCCACCGCCCTGTAG